The Verrucomicrobium spinosum DSM 4136 = JCM 18804 genome includes a region encoding these proteins:
- a CDS encoding lysozyme has translation MDTTTTTAPSLFSRLFHLLSFSREQPPAVPAPAALTVPSPVPLASASSKPTDISPQGLEMVKHFESLFLTAYYDGGGVLTIGYGHTGLQHKDGTVYPGRRITEQEAVQLLAYDMNQFESRVKALVTVPLNQAQFDSLVSFDFNTGGLTLRGRKPSTLLRKLNAGDTAGAAQEFLKWNKDNGKTVDGLTRRRYAEREMFLGRDWRKFTGGEWKKQIA, from the coding sequence ATGGACACCACCACCACCACCGCCCCTTCGCTGTTTTCCCGGCTGTTCCACCTCCTGTCGTTCTCCCGGGAGCAGCCCCCGGCCGTCCCTGCGCCCGCGGCACTGACCGTCCCGTCGCCCGTTCCGCTGGCCTCTGCCAGCTCCAAGCCCACGGACATCAGTCCGCAGGGCCTCGAGATGGTGAAGCACTTCGAGAGCCTGTTCCTCACCGCCTACTACGACGGCGGCGGCGTGCTCACGATCGGCTACGGCCACACGGGCCTTCAGCACAAGGATGGCACGGTGTACCCCGGTCGCCGCATCACGGAGCAGGAGGCCGTCCAGCTCCTTGCCTACGACATGAACCAGTTCGAGAGCCGCGTGAAGGCCCTCGTCACCGTCCCGCTCAACCAGGCGCAGTTCGACAGCCTGGTGTCCTTTGACTTCAACACCGGCGGCCTGACCCTGCGCGGCCGCAAGCCCTCCACGCTCCTGCGCAAGCTCAACGCCGGAGACACCGCCGGTGCCGCCCAGGAGTTTTTGAAGTGGAACAAGGACAACGGCAAGACCGTTGACGGCCTCACCCGCCGCCGCTACGCCGAACGCGAGATGTTCCTCGGCCGCGACTGGCGCAAGTTCACCGGGGGCGAGTGGAAGAAGCAGATCGCTTAG
- a CDS encoding PadR family transcriptional regulator yields MKLPSPTEWALLNALPAREVSGRELAKIYEKETGSAISYGTLYTTMRRLKEAEWVESRDEDEGDRRVRLFKLSGKGAEWMPKARALHVFYGKEALS; encoded by the coding sequence ATGAAACTGCCATCACCAACCGAGTGGGCTCTACTCAACGCGCTTCCTGCGAGGGAAGTCAGCGGGCGAGAGCTTGCGAAGATCTATGAAAAGGAGACTGGGAGCGCCATCTCCTATGGAACCTTGTACACGACTATGCGCCGCCTGAAGGAAGCTGAGTGGGTCGAGTCGAGGGATGAAGATGAAGGTGATCGCCGCGTACGCCTTTTCAAACTATCAGGCAAAGGGGCTGAGTGGATGCCCAAGGCGCGCGCGCTTCACGTTTTCTATGGGAAGGAGGCTCTTTCATGA
- a CDS encoding DUF4043 family protein has translation MPGTYNANASVETLSDVLATASDAKGKLYAKKLESGAAAYDDFKMFEGPEDSESVFYVKRDLTKFGGQQMTFTVQSDLAGPGVRGEEELTGNTSTAKYSNYHLTVDYFRDAHEITKKERKFLAAGADLDEHCINKLKVKLGRHRMYDMKMALIRLANGNVVRPNGRKTRDAITAADTMSPSFLITTKPQVQRLGARPINVSKNKVGSPVHRHIAYMPDVAMTEIRNSTSYQNALGNSIERGDQNPLFTGRLVDWMNIALFEHVLIIPDVDDHISDPTAPLAILGTAFSVDSAQSSCKLIVNSSNTRHRYFEWFPGYDYQWYEGQQANPDAGVYYAWLVNPDGSVGFVRYTGTGNNGNQITLTGILSPDGAGTSTIGSATLGNLDATGDTWDHVPAPGGVGGGANTNGDFNYTDSFQVGAYIIPANANGMPIGHGFFFGKGAALRGYGQTDTMISQSRDYEFVHGRGFESIFGQAPTKRTDGKTYGYGLMEVGIQHPGLEVPAL, from the coding sequence ATGCCTGGAACTTACAACGCCAATGCCAGCGTCGAGACGCTCTCTGATGTGCTGGCAACGGCAAGCGATGCCAAAGGGAAACTGTATGCGAAGAAGTTGGAAAGCGGTGCTGCCGCCTACGATGACTTCAAGATGTTCGAGGGGCCCGAGGATTCGGAGTCTGTCTTCTATGTCAAACGCGACCTGACCAAGTTTGGCGGGCAGCAGATGACCTTTACCGTGCAATCTGACCTGGCAGGCCCTGGTGTGCGCGGTGAGGAGGAGCTGACTGGGAACACCAGCACGGCCAAGTACAGCAACTACCATCTCACCGTCGATTATTTCCGCGATGCTCATGAGATTACCAAGAAGGAGCGCAAGTTCCTGGCGGCTGGGGCGGATCTGGACGAGCACTGCATCAACAAGCTGAAGGTCAAGCTGGGCCGCCATCGCATGTACGACATGAAGATGGCGCTGATCCGCCTGGCCAATGGCAACGTGGTGCGGCCGAATGGGCGCAAGACCCGTGACGCGATCACGGCGGCGGACACGATGTCGCCCTCGTTCCTGATCACGACGAAGCCGCAGGTGCAGCGTCTGGGAGCACGACCGATCAATGTCTCCAAGAACAAGGTGGGGTCACCGGTGCACCGGCACATCGCCTACATGCCGGATGTGGCGATGACGGAGATCCGCAACTCGACGAGCTACCAGAATGCTCTGGGAAACTCCATCGAGCGCGGGGATCAGAATCCGCTCTTTACCGGGCGCCTGGTGGACTGGATGAACATTGCTCTCTTCGAGCATGTGTTGATCATCCCTGATGTGGACGACCACATCAGCGATCCGACGGCACCGCTGGCGATCCTGGGAACGGCGTTCAGTGTGGACAGCGCCCAGTCGAGCTGCAAGCTGATCGTGAACAGCTCGAACACGCGGCACCGCTACTTTGAGTGGTTCCCCGGCTATGACTACCAGTGGTACGAGGGCCAACAGGCGAATCCGGACGCTGGTGTGTACTATGCGTGGCTGGTGAACCCTGATGGCAGCGTTGGCTTTGTGCGGTACACGGGCACGGGCAACAATGGCAACCAGATCACTCTGACGGGGATCCTGTCGCCTGATGGAGCGGGTACCTCGACCATTGGCAGCGCCACGCTGGGGAACCTCGATGCGACGGGGGACACGTGGGACCATGTGCCGGCTCCTGGAGGTGTGGGTGGTGGTGCCAATACCAATGGTGACTTCAACTACACTGACAGCTTCCAGGTGGGTGCCTACATCATCCCGGCGAACGCCAACGGCATGCCGATCGGGCATGGCTTCTTCTTCGGCAAGGGGGCTGCCCTCCGTGGATACGGCCAGACGGATACGATGATCAGCCAGTCGCGGGACTATGAATTCGTTCATGGTCGCGGGTTTGAGTCGATCTTCGGTCAGGCGCCGACCAAGCGCACCGATGGGAAGACGTACGGCTACGGCCTGATGGAAGTCGGCATCCAGCACCCGGGTCTGGAAGTGCCTGCACTGTAA